One window of Perca flavescens isolate YP-PL-M2 chromosome 6, PFLA_1.0, whole genome shotgun sequence genomic DNA carries:
- the kif13a gene encoding kinesin-like protein KIF13A isoform X1 has translation MSDSKVKVAVRVRPMNRREIELNTKCVVDMEDNQTVLHPPPSNTKGDNRKQSKVFAFDHCFWSMDESNVPKYAGQEVVFKCLGEGILENAFQGYNACIFAYGQTGSGKSFSMMGNGDQPGLIPRLCCSLFERVHREENEGHTFKVEVSYMEIYNEKVRDLLDPKGSRHSLKVREHKVLGPYVDGLSQLAVTNFEDIEVLMSEGNKSRTVAATNMNEESSRSHGVFSIIVTQTLYDLQSGNSGEKVSKMSLVDLAGSERVSKTGAAGERLKEGSNINKSLTTLGCVISALADQSAGKGKAKFVPYRDSVLTWLLKDNLGGNSKTAMIATVSPAADNYEETLSTLRYADRAKRIVNHAVVNEDPNARIIRELREEVEKLKVQLSQAESLKAPELKEKLHESEKLIQEMTVTWEEKLRKTEEIATERQKQLESMGISLETSGIKVGEDKCFLVNLNADPALNELLVYYLKEHTRVGADTSQDIQLFGIGIQPEHCVLELCPDGDVTLMPIGNARTCVNGTMIDSLVHLWHGDRILWGNNHFFRINLPKRKRRDRLKELERASPRESYIEADVETASEASSEQDYSYEFAQMEVIMKTLGNNDPMQNVVQVLEKQYLEEKQTALEEQRVMYERELESLRQQLSPEKTAQHHRSSSERLTFPTHTPHGKLRLWTEERDELFRQSLSRLREQVVKANTLVREANFLAEEMNKLTDYQVTLQIPAANLSANRKRGAIVSEPAIQVRRKGKGTQVWTIEKLENKLVDMRDHYRDWKEGTDEMYNKADNKHCDLFYEAQENHNLIGVANIFLECLFHDVKLQYAVPIISQQGEVAGRLHIELMRVSGVVPERLSGGDDSSENSSECSCYEVMDTNGEIVHMAKRLTCRVRIREATGLPLNLSNFVFCQYTFWEHGEPTVAPPMVSPDRPSPRSPDAQFTVQFDHCKDYAVHVTDEFLEFISDGALAIEVWGHRCAGNGHLLWELDALEAKSQTLRDRWSEVSRRIELVISIQELNEQGEYSSVELHPGKDISTGGVFQLRQGHSRRLQVCVKPVQNSGTLPLLVEAVLSVSIGCVSARSTKLQRPLDSYQREKEDDMDSYQEEDLNCVRERWSEALIKRREYLDEQIKKIINKHEKSEEDIEREARLVEQWVGLTEERNAVLVPAPGSGIPGAPADWTPPAGVEAHIPVLFLDLNADNLTMNEQLTGPHAAGVNSILPKEHGSQFFYLPIIRHSDEEVSAVCSWDSSIHDSVHLNRITSPNERIYLIIKATVQLSHPASMELVLRKRIAVNIYNKQSFTQSLKRRMSLKNALYSCGVTYEIVSNIPKASEEPEERETLALMAARGDSEETQDGETYIEKYTRGVLEVENILSLERLRQAVTVKEVLTTKGRHLRRSISTPNVQHSSCSKTDLTGCEDEDCKDHCDHVDSTNCNPPEGLLCTTPIKSKENPGLVPDSPSFFNSSPFKVLSPQPPKFLKSLLPVKEENKAKKVLEARPLLGQESMRSCVDSPALLPPPCPWRRPRAGSEGHCKPSTSTSTPTSTPTSRQLSHTLPHTADSEDEETGVDMTLNLNRGPQDHSSFQPYIPEDFANFEIYNANLENQEGFLSSRSDLKGSQCGGGSGEKEVPRSPTASSCTSGYFSHSASNATLSDMPFSASESSDQLSCPSRDPHDSLGCPAGRGCTQTKSVSAGSDAQQTPLSAGRVQELLIHPGSSPVRDKHQTLPLPHNSVLSASQEFTDFKGADDSGGDSDLAHFTEGWEKECLEKETCDTGNQRSSDLSGIINSSVPEDTSTTTCNCPNNTGSVSVAVSCPNTTVVCTSASTPVSVPDKVPAPSSASPSPVTPLSIAPSSAPTLRAGGEPPIEEPAQGDLPHGSPCPSPNPSSAEPSGDSSGDESTPVAQLPDWMAPGEQVWVGKRRGTVHYVGGVEFAKGIWIGVKLDMAVGKHNGTVQGRVYFRCPPGHGVFVKPSRLTRGPPSMDTEPQTLIR, from the exons GAAACAATCTAAG GTGTTCGCTTTTGACCACTGTTTCTGGTCCATGGATGAGTCCAACGTTCCCAAATATGCTG GTCAAGAGGTGGTGTTCAAGTGCCTTGGAGAGGGAATACTTGAAAATGCATTCCAGGGATATAATGCCTGCATATTTGCCTATGGACAAACAG GTTCAGGCAAGTCCTTTTCCATGATGGGGAATGGGGATCAGCCGGGTTTAATCCCTCGACTCTGCTGCTCGCTGTTTGAGAGGGTCCACAGAGAGGAGAACGAGGGCCATACGTTTAAGGTGGAGGTGTCCTACATGGAGATCTACAACGAGAAGGTCCGTGACCTGCTCGATCCCAAAGG GAGCCGACATTCCCTAAAAGTTCGGGAACACAAAGTCTTGGGTCCATACGTGGATGGTCTGTCTCAGCTGGCTGTGACAAACTTTGAG GACATTGAGGTGTTAATGTCAGAGGGGAACAAATCTCGCACAGTTGCAGCCACCAACATGAATGAGGAAAGCAGCCGATCACACGGCGTCTTCAGTATCATTGTCACACAAACGCTTTATGATCTGCAGTCTGGG AATTCCGGGGAGAAAGTGAGCAAGATGAGTCTGGTTGACCTGGCAGGAAGTGAGCGAGTGTCAAAGACTGGAGCTGCTGGAGAGAGACTCAAAGAGGGCAGCAATATTAACAA atcTCTCACCACGTTGGGCTGTGTGATTTCGGCTCTGGCTGATCAGTCTGCAGGAAAGGGGAAGGCCAAGTTTGTGCCATACAGAGACTCAGTGCTCACCTGGCTACTAAAG GACAACCTTGGCGGCAACAGCAAGACAGCCATGATAGCCACAGTGAGTCCAGCAGCTGATAACTACGAGGAGACTCTGTCCACGCTACGCTATGCCGACAGAGCCAAGAGAATCGTCAACCACGCCGTGGTGAACGAAGACCCCAACGCCCGGATTATCAGAGAGCTCAGGGAAGAGGTGGAGAAGCTCAAAGTTCAACTCTCTCAGGCCGAG tcattgAAGGCTCCTGAACTGAAGGAGAAACTGCACGAGTCTGAGAAACTCATTCAGGAGATGACTGTCACCTGGGAGGAGAAACTACGAAAGACAGAGGAGATCGCCACT GAACGTCAGAAGCAGCTGGAGAGCATGGGCATCTCTCTGGAAACATCAGGGATTAAAGTGGGTGAAGACAAGTGTTTCCTTGTCAATCTGAATGCTGATCCTGCCCTAAATGAGCTACTGGTCTACTACCTGAAG GAGCACACGCGTGTTGGCGCAGACACGTCCCAGGACATCCAACTCTTTGGGATCGGTATCCAGCCGGAGCACTGCGTCCTGGAGCTGTGCCCAGACGGTGATGTCACCTTGATGCCCATAGGGAATGCCAG GACCTGTGTGAATGGAACAATGATTGATTCCTTGGTGCACCTGTGGCATGGAGATCGTATCTTATGGGGCAACAATCACTTCTTCAG GATTAATCTGCCTAAACGAAAGCGGCGGGACCGTTTAAAGGAGCTGGAGAGAGCTTCCCCCAGAGAGAGCTACATCGAGGCAGATGTGGAGACCGCCAGCGAGGCCTCTTCTGAGCAGGACTACAGCTATGAGTTTGCCCAGATGGAGGTCATAATGAAGACTCTGGGGAACAACG ACCCCATGCAGAATGTGGTCCAGGTGCTGGAGAAGCAGTATCTGGAGGAGAAGCAGACGGCTCTAGAGGAGCAGAGGGTGATGTATGAACGTGAGCTGGAGTCGCTACGGCAACAGCTGTCTCCCGAGAAAACGGCCCAACACCACCGGAGCAGCAGCGAGCGCCTTACGTTCCCGACGCACACACCACACGGCAAACTGCGACTGTGGACCGAGGAGCG TGATGAGCTTTTTCGTCAGAGCCTGTCTCGACTCAGGGAGCAGGTCGTGAAAGCCAACACCTTGGTGCGAGAAGCCAACTTTTTGGCAGAGGAGATGAACAAACTGACTGACTATCAGGTCACCCTTCAGATTCCTGCAGCCAACCTCAGCGCCAACCGCAAG cGTGGAGCAATAGTAAGCGAGCCGGCCATTCAGGTGCGGAGAAAAGGAAAGGGGACCCAAGTGTGGACCATTGAGAAGCTGGAAAACAAACTGGTGGATATGAGAGACCACTACAGGGACTGGAAGGAAGGCACAGATGAGATG tATAACAAGGCAGACAATAAACACTGTGACCTATTCTATGAGGCCCAAGAGAACCACAACCTGATAGGAGTGGCCAACATATTTCTGGAGTGCCTTTTCCATGATGTCAAACTGCAGTATGCAGTCCCCATCATCAGCCAACAGGGAGAG GTAGCAGGCAGGCTGCACATTGAGCTGATGCGAGTGAGTGGAGTCGTACCAGAGCGCCTGTCTGGGGGAGACGACTCGTCAGAGAACTCCAGTGAGTGTAGCTGCTATGAGGTGATGGACACCAACGGGGAGATCGTCCACATGGCCAAGAGGCTAACCTGCAGG GTGCGGATCAGGGAGGCCACAGGTCTGCCGCTCAACCTTTCCAACTTTGTCTTCTGTCAGTACACCTTCTGGGAGCACGGTGAGCCCACTGTGGCTCCTCCCATGGTCAGCCCAGACAGACCTTCCCCTCGAAGCCCAGATGCCCAGTTTACTGTCCAGTTTGATCACTGCAAG GACTATGCTGTGCATGTGACAGATGAGTTTTTGGAGTTTATATCAGATGGAGCATTGGCCATAGAAGTGTGGGGTCACCGCTGTGCTGGGAATGGACATTTGCTCTGGGAGTTAGACGCACTGGAGGCCAAGTCCCAGACGCTCAGAGACAG GTGGAGTGAGGTGTCTCGTAGGATTGAGCTGGTGATCTCCATCCAGGAGCTGAACGAGCAGGGAGAGTACTCATCTGTGGAGCTGCATCCTGGAAAAGACATCAGCACCGGAGGAGTCTTCCAACTCCGACAG GGTCACTCCAGGaggctgcaggtgtgtgtgaagCCAGTCCAAAACTCAGGCACTCTGCCTCTGCTGGTGGAGGCTgtgctgtctgtctctatcGGCTGTGTGTCTGCTCGCTCCACCAAACTACAGAGACCACTCGACAGCTACCAG agagagaaggaagacgATATGGATAGTTATCAG GAGGAAGACCTCAACTGTGTTCGAGAGCGTTGGTCAGAGGCCCTGATCAAACGTCGGGAGTACCTCGATGAACAAATCAAGAAAATCATCAACAAACACG AGAAGTCAGAGGAGGATATTGAGCGTGAGGCCCGGCTGGTGGAGCAGTGGGTGGGCCTGACTGAAGAGAGAAACGCAGTGCTGGTACCTGCACCTGGCAGTGGCATCCCTGGAGCTCCCGCAGACtg GACCCCGCCTGCAGGAGTGGAAGCTCACATCCCTGTTCTTTTCCTGGATTTAAATG CGGATAATCTGACAATGAATGAGCAGCTGACCGGCCCACATGCTGCAGGCGTTAACTCTATCCTGCCCAAGGAGCATGGAAGCCAGTTCTTCTATTTGCCCATTATCAGGCACAGTGATGAGGAG GTGTCGGCAGTGTGTTCCTGGGACTCATCCATCCATGATTCTGTGCACCTCAACCGCATCACGTCTCCTAATGAACGCATTTATCTGATCATCAAAGCCACGGTGCAGCTCAGCCACCCTGCCTCCATGGAGCTGGTGCTCCGCAAGAGGATCGCTGTCAACATCTACAACAAACAG AGTTTCACTCAGAGCCTCAAGAGAAGAATGTCCTTAAAGAATGCGCTTTATTCTTGTGGTGTGACTTATGAGATCGTTTCCAACATACCAAAG GCCTCAGAGGAGCCAGAGGAAAGAGAAACCTTGGCCCTCATGGCTGCTCGCGGGGACAGTGAGGAGACTCAGGATGGAGAAACCTACATAGAGAAGTACACACGGGGAGTTCTGGAAGTGGAGAACATCCTCAGTCTGGAGAGGCTAAGACAG GCTGTGACAGTGAAGGAAGTGCTCACTACCAAGGGGAGACACCTAAGAAGAAGTATCAGCACACCAAATGTACAGCAT TCTTCATGTAGTAAAACAGACCTGACTGGTTGTGAGGATGAAGACTGTAAG GACCACTGTGATCATGTGGACAGCACCAACTGCAATCCCCCAGAGGGCTTGCTTTGTACCACACCCATCAAAAGCAAGGAGAATCCAG GTTTGGTTCCAGACAGCCCTTCGTTTTTCAACTCCAGCCCCTTCAAAGTCCTCTCCCCTCAGCCACCTAAGTTCCTCAAGTCCCTGCTGCCTGTCAAAGAGGAGAACAAGGCGAAAAAAGTCTTGGAGGCCCGGCCACTGCTGGGACAAGAG AGCATGCGCTCATGTGTGGACAGCCCTGCACTGCTCCCTCCTCCCTGTCCCTGGCGCCGGCCCAGGGCAGGCAGCGAGGGCCACTGCAAGccttccacctccacctccacccccaCCTCCACTCCCACCAGCAGGCAGCTCAGCCACACACTGCCACACACTGCT GACTCTGAGGACGAGGAGACGGGTGTGGACATGACTCTGAATCTCAATCGGGGCCCTCAGGACCACAGCAGCTTCCAGCCTTACATCCCAGAGGACTTTGCCAACTTTGAGATCTACAACGCCAATCTGGAGAACCAGGAGGGGTTTCTATCATCCCGGTCTGACTTGAAGGGAAGCCAGTGTGGAGGTGGGAGTGGAGAGAAAGAGGTGCCCCGAAGCCCCACGGCCAGCAGTTGCACTAGTGGCTACTTTTCACACAGTGCCTCCAACGCTACGCTGTCTGACATGCCTTTCAGTGCCAGTGAGAGCTCTGACCAGCTCAGCTGCCCTTCCAGAGACCCGCATGACTCTCTCGGCTGCCCTGCTGGAAGAGGCTGCACCCAAACCAAAAGTGTCTCTGCTGGAAGTGACGCCCAGCAGACTCCTCTCTCAGCAGGTAGGGTTCAGGAGCTGCTCATCCACCCTGGCTCCTCGCCTGTCAGAGACAAGCACCAAACACTTCCTCTGCCTCACAACTCTGTTCTCAGTGCCAGCCAGGAGTTCACTGACTTTAAAGGGGCAGATGACAGTGGTGGAGACAGTGATTTAGCACATTTTACAGAGGGATGGGAGAAGGAGTGTTTGGAGAAAGAAACATGTGACACTGGTAATCAACGCTCCTCTGATCTCTCTGGTATTATTAACTCATCTGTTCCTGAAGACACTTCAACTACTACATGCAACTGTCCAAATAATACAGGCTCTGTTAGTGTAGCTGTGTCCTGCCCGAACACAACTGTAGTTTGCACTTCAGCGAGTACCCCAGTATCTGTGCCTGACAAAGTTCCAGCTCCATCTTCAGCATCCCCATCCCCAGTCACACCTTTATCTATAGCCCCATCCTCGGCCCCGACTCTGCGAGCAGGAGGAGAACCTCCGATCGAGGAGCCGGCCCAGGGAGATCTGCCCCACGGGAGTCCCTGTCCCAGCCCAAACCCCAGCAGCGCAGAGCCCTCAGGAGATTCCAGCGGAGATGAGAGCACCCCTGTAGCTCAGCTTCCTGACTGGATGGCCCCAGGGGAGCAGGTGTGGGtggggaagaggagaggaacgGTCCACTACGTCGGAGGGGTGGAGTTTGCTAAAGGGATCTGGATCGGTGTGAAGCTTGACATGGCAGTGG GTAAGCACAACGGGACTGTCCAGGGCAGGGTGTACTTCCGCTGCCCCCCAGGTCACGGTGTGTTTGTGAAGCCATCTCGTCTCACCAGAGGACCGCCCTCCATGGACACAGAACCACAGACTCTCATCAGATAG